The DNA window TGTATTTGTGATAATTCCTACAAGGGTTCCGTTAGTATCGACAACAGGCATCCTTGAAATACCTCTTCTAAACATAACTCTTGAAGCGTCATTAATGGATAATTCCTGGTTTGCAACTACAAGTTTTGTACTCATTATTCCTGAAACTGTATCTGCCCATTCTTTAGCTACAATGTCGAACGCAGTCACCATTCCCACTAATTTTCCATTATCAACTACAGGATAACTGTTGTGGTGACTCTCTCTCATTAATTCTATAATCTTATCAGTTTCAGTATCTGGAGAAACGCTAATAACGTTTTTTGTCATGTAATCTTTTACAAAGGATTTCTTTTCAGCCATTAAGGTCACTCCTATTCGATATTTTCTCTTAATAGCTTAACGGTTTCTCCAGGATCAGCTTTTCCACGGGTTAATCTCATTACTTGACCAACTAAGAAATTAAGTGAAGCTTTTTGTCCATCTAAATAATCTTGTACAGCCTTTGGATTTTCATCAATTGCCTGTTTAACTGCTGCAAGCACTTCATCATCTTTTACAACACCAAGTAAACCTAATTCCTCTGCAATTTCTTTTGGAGATTTTTCGTTATTAGGCATTTGTTCGATGATTTTATGAGCTGCTTTAGCGGTAATCTCTTTGTTTTGCATCATACTTAAGAATTCAATCAGATCTTTAGAGGTAATTCCACTGTCTGAAAAGTCTAATTTATTATATGATAAAACACGTTTAAGTTCATCTCTCATTACTTTGGCTGCAAATTTGGAATCCACCTCTTTTACAACTTCTTCATATGCAATTGCCAAATCAAGTTCTGAGGTTAATACCTTAGCGGATTCTTCATCAATATCATAATCTTCAACAAATCTTTTCACTTTGTTGTGTGGTGCTTCAGGCATTGTGTCGAGGATTCTTTGAATTGTTTCATCGGAAATTTTCATTGGTGGCAAGTCAGGATCTGTAATGAATCTGTAGTCATCAGCATCCTCTTTCATCCTCATACCTACGGTAATCATTTGAGATTCGAGGTAAGCACGAGTTTCCTGTTTGACTTCCACTCCTCTTTTCATAAGGTTTTTTTGTCTTACAAGTTCAAATTTCAATGCTTTGTATGCACCTTTGATGGAGTTAACGTTTTTCATTTCCACCCTGTTTCCTCCATTGATGGAAATGTTTACGTCTGCCCTCATGGTACCTTCACCACGTGCTCCTCCACTGTATTGTAAAACACGTATTAATTCTTTTAAGAAGTTTCTTGCTTCTTCTGGAGATTTTATATCCGGTTCTGTAACGATTTCAACCAATGGGATTCCAGAACGGTTGAAGTTCACGGTACCTCTGTCAGGTTTGAATTGTCCAGGATCTTCTTCAGCGTGAATTTCACGAATTCTAATTCCGTTTAATTCTCCGTTGATTCCAATTGGAACGGAAGTTCTCTGATAACCTGAAGGCAAGTCAGGGTAATCGTAATGTTTTCTCATGAAATAAATAACATCTTGGTCTATTTCACAGTTGAGCATTAAAGCAATCATCAATGCATTTTCCAACGCTTTTTCATTTGTTGGATGTGGTTTTGCACCCGGTTGATTAAGACAAACTGGGCAAATGTTTGAGTTAATAGGTGCGTCCTGATAATTTGTAGGACAATCACAGAATAATTTTGATTCGGTTTCTAATTGTACGTGGATTTCAAGTCCACACATCATATCGACATCGTCACTAATAATAATTCCTCCATTTTAGGATAATTTTTTATATTATCATTATATTTGTTTATTTCAATTTATAAATATATGTTAAAATTTGGGTTTTTAGGTGTTTTTTGAAAAATAAAGAATTAGTTTTCAAATTCATCAATTAGTTTTGTGATCGGGTTCCTCAGTATTTGTGCCTGAAAATAATTAATAATTTTTTTCAGTATTTATTTTTCAGGGATTCCTTAACATACCTTTTGATGAATTTATCCAAATCCGGCGAAACTTCACTTTTTTCCGGACCTAATTGGGATTTGTCAGTGAATGTTCCCTTAAGTTCACGTCCTGCCCATTTGACCTCTTCCTCAACTCGTTTCCCGTATTTGGTTCCAAACATTTTAAATAATGGGAATTTGGTTATTCCGTTAGCTCCACTCAAGATCAATATTCCGATATTTGCCAGATTGTCAATCCAGGTTCCGCAGATTATTTCTATTTCCGGAAAGGCCAGCCTTACCTGTGAGACGACCTGCGCATAGTAAAGTGAAGCAGGCTGGGAAGAGTTTGCATAGATTGTTTCCTTGTGCGGATTTAGGGAGTAAAATATCACTCTATCTATTTTATGCTCTTTGATGTAATCTATCAGGTAGTTAACATCTTCCAATGTTTCTCCAAGACCCAAAATTATAGTTATTGCCTTTTTAAATCCTAAATCTCCCGCCACATCCATCATGTTGCTTATGTCTTCAAGTTTTTTTGATGGACAAACTCTTTTGTGGATATCGGGATTTGCAACTTCGACCGCACCGGTGATCCCCTTGATTTCTGAACCGAATTCCTCCAGTTCATCAGTAATTCCGGTATTCAACCATACTCCGTCGCCGGTAATGTCCTTTATTGTTGTTGCAATCTCTTTTATTTCCTGTGTGGTGAATGATTCATAGCCTCCGGACAGGAATTCAATATTCCAGTCCAGACGGCTGCACATTTCAGCTTCGGCATAGATGTTGTAGATGTTTCTTCTTGCCTTTTTAGGGTCTTTAATTTTATTTTTTTGTGTTGACATGTAGCAGAATGCACAGTCTCCCTTGTCACACCACCAGGATAGAAATACAGCCCTTTCAAGGGTTATCAGATTGCCATGATTTTTTAAAGTAATGTCATTGGCTTTTTTTATTAGGTCGAATATGTTTGAATCCATGAGTTTATATATTGTTCTTAAAGTTTATATAGTAGGTAGACTAATTTATTTATGTTGATGGTTTTTTCAATGAAATTTTTGGAAATACCAAAACCTTTATATAGTAGGTAATCACATACAATTAATTACTGTTTAAAGTCTTTTGATTTTTATCATGGGTTTTATTTGGTTAAGTTGGATGGGTGTCTCATGCCATCGTAGCTCAGTAGGTAGAGCGTTCGGCTGTTAACCGATTGGTCACAGGTTCGAGCCCTGTCGATGGCGCTTTTGGGCCCATAGCTTAGCCAGGTAGAGCGTCCGGCTCATAACCGGAAGGTCATGGGTTCGAACCCCATTGGGCCCATGTTAATTAAAATGT is part of the uncultured Methanobrevibacter sp. genome and encodes:
- a CDS encoding radical SAM protein; translated protein: MDSNIFDLIKKANDITLKNHGNLITLERAVFLSWWCDKGDCAFCYMSTQKNKIKDPKKARRNIYNIYAEAEMCSRLDWNIEFLSGGYESFTTQEIKEIATTIKDITGDGVWLNTGITDELEEFGSEIKGITGAVEVANPDIHKRVCPSKKLEDISNMMDVAGDLGFKKAITIILGLGETLEDVNYLIDYIKEHKIDRVIFYSLNPHKETIYANSSQPASLYYAQVVSQVRLAFPEIEIICGTWIDNLANIGILILSGANGITKFPLFKMFGTKYGKRVEEEVKWAGRELKGTFTDKSQLGPEKSEVSPDLDKFIKRYVKESLKNKY
- the gatB gene encoding Asp-tRNA(Asn)/Glu-tRNA(Gln) amidotransferase subunit GatB, with the translated sequence MMCGLEIHVQLETESKLFCDCPTNYQDAPINSNICPVCLNQPGAKPHPTNEKALENALMIALMLNCEIDQDVIYFMRKHYDYPDLPSGYQRTSVPIGINGELNGIRIREIHAEEDPGQFKPDRGTVNFNRSGIPLVEIVTEPDIKSPEEARNFLKELIRVLQYSGGARGEGTMRADVNISINGGNRVEMKNVNSIKGAYKALKFELVRQKNLMKRGVEVKQETRAYLESQMITVGMRMKEDADDYRFITDPDLPPMKISDETIQRILDTMPEAPHNKVKRFVEDYDIDEESAKVLTSELDLAIAYEEVVKEVDSKFAAKVMRDELKRVLSYNKLDFSDSGITSKDLIEFLSMMQNKEITAKAAHKIIEQMPNNEKSPKEIAEELGLLGVVKDDEVLAAVKQAIDENPKAVQDYLDGQKASLNFLVGQVMRLTRGKADPGETVKLLRENIE